A part of Gemmatimonas groenlandica genomic DNA contains:
- the rsmB gene encoding 16S rRNA (cytosine(967)-C(5))-methyltransferase RsmB, with protein MMAVVNTKKPHNMLGITESRASAAMVLADLRNGAMLDAAFERYVAPLDARDRRWVQELLWGMLRTRNRLDAILAERVRGGIAKIDVDVADLLRLGAYQLLSMGSVPAYAAIGQTVELTKRRHGIGASKLVNAVLRRIDRERETIEPPVPGEPLEALAQQYSHPRWVISRWVDRWGMDATERLLAVNNEPASITVRPYGVDREQLDGMLTGAGVTTHDVPLVPDSIRLGPGVALTELGAFKQGAFFVQDPAATLVAKYAYVPEGGVVVDLCAAPGGKALELSRRARLVFAADAKMARVERMLTGFGRLDATNLIPIVCDARHPAIGEADVVVIDVPCTGTGTFRRHPDARWRLRVSDFAVLPALQREILLAAASMVKAGGLLVYSTCSLELEENDDQIESFLATHREFTLEPPPPGTVPEDVLDNGLLRVLPQQHGTDGAFAARLRRAV; from the coding sequence ATGATGGCCGTCGTCAACACGAAGAAGCCGCACAACATGCTGGGCATCACCGAGTCGCGTGCGTCCGCGGCGATGGTGCTGGCCGACCTGCGCAATGGTGCGATGCTCGACGCCGCCTTCGAACGGTACGTGGCGCCGCTCGATGCGCGCGACCGTCGATGGGTGCAAGAGTTGCTCTGGGGTATGCTGCGCACGCGCAACCGTCTCGATGCGATCCTGGCCGAACGCGTACGCGGTGGCATCGCCAAGATCGACGTCGACGTAGCCGACTTGCTGCGTCTCGGCGCCTATCAGCTGCTTAGCATGGGGAGCGTGCCGGCCTATGCCGCCATCGGACAGACGGTCGAACTCACCAAGCGGCGTCACGGTATCGGTGCCAGCAAGCTGGTGAACGCCGTGCTGCGCCGGATCGATCGCGAACGTGAAACGATCGAACCGCCGGTACCGGGCGAACCGTTGGAAGCGCTGGCACAGCAGTACTCGCATCCGCGCTGGGTGATTTCGCGCTGGGTCGATCGCTGGGGCATGGACGCCACCGAGCGACTGTTGGCGGTGAACAACGAGCCGGCGTCGATCACCGTGCGGCCCTATGGCGTGGACCGCGAGCAACTCGACGGCATGCTCACCGGAGCCGGCGTGACCACGCACGACGTACCGCTGGTGCCCGACTCCATTCGACTCGGGCCCGGCGTCGCACTCACTGAGCTCGGCGCGTTCAAGCAGGGCGCGTTCTTCGTGCAGGATCCCGCGGCGACGCTCGTGGCGAAGTACGCGTATGTGCCAGAGGGCGGCGTGGTGGTCGACCTTTGCGCCGCGCCAGGTGGCAAGGCGCTCGAGCTGTCGCGTCGCGCGCGGCTGGTGTTCGCGGCCGATGCCAAGATGGCCCGCGTGGAGCGCATGCTGACTGGCTTTGGCCGCCTCGACGCCACGAATCTGATTCCCATCGTGTGCGATGCGCGACATCCGGCGATCGGCGAGGCCGATGTCGTGGTAATCGACGTGCCGTGCACGGGCACCGGCACCTTCCGCCGGCATCCGGATGCGCGCTGGCGCCTGCGGGTGTCCGATTTCGCCGTGTTGCCGGCGCTGCAGCGCGAAATCTTGCTCGCGGCCGCCTCGATGGTGAAGGCGGGTGGATTGTTGGTGTACAGCACCTGCTCGCTCGAACTCGAGGAAAACGACGACCAGATCGAGTCGTTTCTCGCGACGCACAGGGAGTTCACCTTGGAACCGCCCCCGCCGGGCACGGTACCTGAAGACGTGTTGGACAACGGCCTTCTCCGCGTGCTGCCGCAGCAGCACGGTACCGACGGCGCCTTTGCGGCGCGGTTACGGAGAGCCGTGTAA
- a CDS encoding PASTA domain-containing protein, with product MAAAKKPGTRTPRGPMSKTTRTWLIRGAVAALAGLILGGAGGVVTVRTLEPGRANAVDSVQAVLDSIARGAIPEPTAAERDVESKRQADSASQAAQAAESVAKEDVLLPVPDVVGLEEGPARDKLLEAGLLVGDVQFRASSSPAGIVLATTPPGGRLLASSGTVSLVISDGRSPADTLFTPQLHPAP from the coding sequence ATGGCGGCGGCGAAGAAGCCCGGCACGCGCACGCCGCGTGGCCCCATGTCGAAGACGACGCGCACGTGGCTCATTCGCGGGGCCGTCGCGGCGCTTGCTGGTCTCATTCTGGGCGGCGCCGGCGGTGTGGTCACCGTGCGCACGCTCGAACCCGGACGCGCGAATGCAGTGGACTCGGTGCAGGCCGTGCTCGACAGCATCGCCCGCGGCGCGATCCCCGAGCCCACGGCGGCTGAACGCGACGTGGAATCGAAACGCCAAGCCGACAGTGCGTCGCAAGCCGCGCAGGCGGCCGAGAGCGTCGCCAAGGAAGACGTGCTGTTGCCAGTCCCTGATGTCGTCGGTCTCGAAGAAGGCCCTGCCCGCGATAAGCTGCTCGAAGCCGGGCTGCTCGTGGGCGACGTGCAGTTCCGCGCCAGCAGCAGCCCAGCCGGCATCGTGCTCGCCACGACGCCGCCCGGCGGCCGTTTGCTCGCATCGAGCGGCACTGTCTCACTCGTGATCAGCGATGGACGTTCCCCCGCTGACACGCTGTTCACCCCTCAGCTCCATCCGGCTCCATGA
- the rpe gene encoding ribulose-phosphate 3-epimerase — translation MTVRIAPSVLSADFRKLGQEIAMCDAGGADWIHVDVMDGRFVPSLSFGVKVIEAARRSSTKVIDVHLMVVEPENYFDDYVKAGADVLTIHAEAAPHLDRQIARIQSLGCKAGVALNPATPLSVIEEVAHMVDLVLIMSVNPGYGGQKFIEYSIDKIARTRLLLDQADSDAVLEVDGGISRDTIHRCWEAGADTFVAGNAIFGAANPQAEIEVLRGLCVEQV, via the coding sequence ATGACCGTTCGTATTGCGCCCTCCGTGCTCAGCGCCGACTTCCGCAAGCTTGGGCAAGAGATCGCCATGTGCGACGCCGGCGGTGCTGACTGGATTCACGTCGACGTGATGGACGGTCGCTTCGTGCCCAGCCTCTCTTTCGGCGTGAAGGTGATCGAAGCGGCGCGTCGCTCCAGCACGAAGGTCATCGACGTGCACCTCATGGTCGTCGAGCCCGAGAATTATTTCGACGACTACGTGAAGGCGGGCGCCGATGTGCTCACCATTCACGCCGAAGCCGCCCCGCATCTCGATCGGCAGATTGCGCGCATCCAGTCGCTGGGCTGCAAGGCGGGCGTCGCACTCAATCCGGCGACCCCGTTGTCGGTGATCGAGGAAGTCGCGCACATGGTGGACCTGGTGCTCATCATGAGCGTCAATCCCGGCTACGGCGGACAGAAGTTCATCGAGTACTCCATCGACAAGATTGCGCGCACGCGCTTGCTGCTCGATCAGGCCGACAGCGACGCCGTGCTCGAGGTCGATGGCGGCATCTCGCGCGACACGATTCATCGCTGCTGGGAAGCGGGCGCGGACACGTTCGTGGCCGGCAACGCGATCTTCGGCGCGGCGAATCCGCAGGCCGAGATCGAAGTGCTGCGTGGCCTTTGTGTGGAACAGGTATGA
- a CDS encoding peroxiredoxin family protein → MTAKQQWLVVLGIVAVLVGGAFTASHFLKDELTSISVGSDAPGFAAKTLTATPAMKTLTDYRGEVVLLNIWATWCIPCRTEMPSIEAVHQALGPKGLKVVAVSVDNEGDQQKIRDFAKEFKLTFEMLHDPDGSIQSIYRTTGVPETFVIGRDGVIRKKWIGAEDWNSEGNQRLLTSLLAEPKP, encoded by the coding sequence ATGACCGCGAAACAACAGTGGCTCGTGGTGCTCGGTATCGTGGCTGTGCTCGTGGGCGGCGCGTTCACCGCCTCGCACTTCCTGAAAGACGAGCTCACCAGCATTTCGGTGGGCTCCGACGCGCCGGGCTTTGCCGCGAAAACGCTTACGGCCACGCCGGCCATGAAAACGCTCACGGACTATCGCGGCGAAGTCGTGCTGCTGAACATCTGGGCCACGTGGTGCATTCCGTGCCGCACCGAGATGCCCAGCATCGAAGCGGTGCATCAGGCGCTCGGACCGAAGGGATTGAAGGTCGTGGCCGTGAGCGTCGATAACGAAGGCGATCAGCAGAAGATCCGCGATTTCGCGAAGGAGTTTAAACTCACCTTCGAGATGTTGCACGATCCTGACGGTTCGATCCAGAGCATCTACCGCACCACGGGCGTTCCCGAAACGTTCGTGATCGGGCGTGATGGCGTGATCCGCAAGAAGTGGATCGGCGCGGAAGACTGGAACTCCGAAGGCAATCAGCGACTGCTCACGTCGTTGCTGGCCGAACCGAAGCCGTAG
- the tsaD gene encoding tRNA (adenosine(37)-N6)-threonylcarbamoyltransferase complex transferase subunit TsaD gives MSDTTSDIAPRRVLGIETSCDETSAAIVYGTPTDMRLESLVILSQDVHRLFGGVVPEIASRQHLTGIVPAVRTAMTDANVSFDDLDAIAVTHAPGLVGALLVGTSYAKALGYTHNTPVVPVHHLEGHLFATLLEHPEAKPPFTALLVSGGHTLLLDVEAWGRYRLLGQTRDDAAGEAFDKVAKLLGLPYPGGRPLEELAQTAQSPVHKHPHRFPRPMLRKSAEPGDDDYYDCSFSGLKTAAMYAVRDAEKAGVLDEQRASIARGFQDALIETLAEKVARAARRHRRTRVVLGGGVACNRALQEAIRERVAPRGTVFAPMPRLATDNAAMIAAAGLFRFEAGERADPTMTAQASLPIPGIFL, from the coding sequence ATGTCTGACACAACGTCTGATATCGCGCCGCGTCGCGTGCTCGGCATCGAGACGTCGTGCGACGAGACGTCGGCCGCCATTGTGTATGGCACACCAACCGACATGCGTCTCGAGTCGCTGGTGATTCTCTCGCAGGATGTGCATCGCCTGTTCGGCGGGGTCGTGCCGGAGATCGCGAGTCGTCAGCATCTCACTGGCATCGTGCCGGCCGTTCGCACCGCGATGACCGACGCCAACGTATCGTTTGATGATCTCGACGCGATCGCGGTCACGCACGCGCCGGGACTCGTGGGAGCACTGCTGGTCGGCACGAGCTACGCCAAGGCGCTGGGCTACACGCACAACACACCGGTCGTGCCGGTGCATCATCTCGAGGGGCACCTGTTTGCGACGCTGCTCGAGCACCCCGAGGCCAAGCCGCCGTTCACGGCGCTGCTGGTGAGTGGGGGGCACACGTTGCTGCTCGATGTGGAAGCATGGGGACGCTATCGATTGCTCGGTCAGACGCGCGACGACGCCGCCGGTGAGGCATTCGACAAGGTCGCCAAGTTGCTGGGTCTGCCGTATCCAGGCGGCCGTCCGCTCGAGGAGTTGGCGCAGACCGCCCAGTCGCCCGTGCACAAGCATCCGCATCGCTTCCCGCGACCGATGCTGCGGAAGTCGGCCGAACCGGGCGACGATGACTACTACGACTGTTCGTTCAGCGGGCTGAAGACCGCGGCGATGTACGCCGTGCGCGACGCCGAGAAGGCGGGCGTGCTCGACGAGCAACGCGCCAGCATCGCGCGCGGCTTTCAGGATGCGCTGATCGAAACGCTGGCCGAAAAGGTGGCGCGCGCGGCGCGACGCCATCGTCGCACGCGGGTGGTGCTGGGCGGCGGGGTGGCGTGCAATCGCGCGCTGCAGGAGGCGATCCGCGAGCGTGTGGCACCGCGCGGCACCGTGTTCGCGCCGATGCCACGACTGGCCACCGACAACGCCGCCATGATCGCCGCCGCTGGACTGTTCCGGTTCGAAGCCGGCGAGCGGGCTGATCCGACCATGACTGCGCAAGCATCGCTGCCAATCCCCGGTATCTTTTTGTAA
- a CDS encoding prolipoprotein diacylglyceryl transferase, with the protein MHPIIHHPTVFKFGFLELTGFGLAVLMAFVIAQIVCQREFWRRGQNAEAEAMPDIVLAALIGTLVGAKTYYVALTGDPSAFFSRGGFVFWGGFIGAVALCYATIKYKKLSFLKIADVCGIGIAAGYAVGRTGCWAVGDDYGRPFNGFFATQFPEGAPPSTAAVMSQQFGVQFPAGTNMSDVIAVYPTQLYETLMGFVMFAILWRFRKHANLPGWLFGMYCIVAGIERFIVEFFRAKDDRLVMGFSTAQIIGIAILTIGVVLVAARTKRSGPLATA; encoded by the coding sequence GTGCATCCCATCATCCACCACCCCACGGTCTTCAAGTTCGGCTTTCTCGAACTGACCGGATTCGGACTCGCCGTCCTCATGGCGTTCGTGATCGCGCAGATCGTCTGTCAGCGTGAGTTCTGGCGCCGTGGACAGAACGCGGAAGCGGAGGCGATGCCAGACATCGTGTTGGCGGCGCTGATCGGTACGCTGGTGGGAGCGAAGACGTACTACGTGGCACTCACGGGCGACCCGTCAGCCTTCTTCAGCCGAGGCGGCTTCGTGTTCTGGGGCGGTTTCATCGGGGCGGTCGCGCTCTGCTACGCCACGATCAAGTACAAGAAGCTGAGCTTCCTGAAGATCGCCGACGTGTGCGGGATCGGCATCGCCGCGGGCTACGCGGTGGGTCGGACGGGCTGCTGGGCCGTCGGTGACGACTACGGGCGCCCGTTCAATGGGTTCTTCGCCACTCAGTTCCCCGAGGGCGCGCCGCCGAGCACAGCAGCCGTGATGTCGCAGCAGTTCGGCGTGCAGTTTCCCGCCGGCACCAACATGTCGGATGTGATCGCGGTCTATCCCACGCAGCTGTACGAAACGCTGATGGGGTTCGTGATGTTCGCGATCCTGTGGCGCTTCCGAAAGCACGCGAATCTGCCGGGCTGGCTGTTCGGCATGTACTGCATCGTCGCCGGCATCGAGCGGTTCATCGTGGAGTTCTTCCGCGCGAAGGATGACCGCCTGGTGATGGGATTTTCGACGGCGCAGATCATCGGCATCGCGATTCTGACGATCGGGGTGGTGCTGGTGGCAGCGAGGACGAAGCGGAGTGGTCCGCTGGCGACTGCGTAG
- a CDS encoding FeoA family protein produces MAQIQLPTLQSPNTSAARTTCALNACAAGTRVTVVDIECSGDEACRLRALGFCEGTSVNVIDARDAMLLEVRGTRLALGSALTAGITVQPAIARA; encoded by the coding sequence GTGGCCCAGATTCAGCTTCCCACCCTGCAGTCGCCAAACACCTCCGCCGCACGGACAACGTGCGCGTTGAACGCGTGTGCGGCGGGAACCCGGGTCACCGTCGTCGACATCGAGTGCTCGGGTGACGAGGCCTGCCGTCTGCGCGCCCTGGGCTTTTGCGAAGGCACCAGCGTCAACGTCATCGACGCCCGCGATGCCATGCTCCTCGAAGTCCGTGGCACCCGACTCGCGCTGGGCTCAGCCCTCACGGCTGGCATCACCGTTCAGCCCGCCATCGCGCGCGCATAG
- the feoB gene encoding ferrous iron transport protein B, whose product MSTLQSPLSPDDSAIVPPRATSDAGRDALRVAIIGNPNTGKTTLFNALTGLRQRVGNFAGVTVERVEGGFKGPDGRRVTVLDLPGSYSLSAGSPDEQVALEVLLGRDADRWRPDVVLVVADASHLERNLFLASQVIELGVPVVIALNQFDVAESEGLRIDVPELIHELGVPIVPTVAKRGEGLEPLKKALIIAAGLPAPSRQFSIPEPAQNALAPLEACLVSDGLSVTAARMEALRLLGMQRVGPHLDRVPGLAAAISAASDELRSVGFVPTRLESEVRYAWIAQVIERTVTRSRPVGYNVSDRIDRFALHRIWGPLIFLVLMMIVFQAVFSWATPLMDGIEAIIAAAGGAVGNVLPEGDLRSLIVDGVFAGVGSVLVFLPQIAILFTFIGLLEHSGYMARAAFLMDRIMRRVGLHGKSFIPMLSGYACAVPGIMATRTIEDPKDRLATIMVVPLMSCSARLPVYTLLIGAFVPATSIFPGLTLQGATMLIMYLLGTVVALAVAALFKRTLLKGPVRPMILELPPYRFPSLKSLGVSVVQRCQLFVQRAGTVILALSIVLWALATYPKATVDSSLPAEAQQEQQLEHSVLGRIGHGIEPLVRPLGYDWKIGVSIAASFAAREVFVSTMGTIYGVGTESEQALTERLQSERNAVTGQRAYTPLIAVGLMVFYVFALMCISTIAVTVREAGGGRIGWQWAGLQFAYMLALAWGSAWLVYAGGTALGFGGSR is encoded by the coding sequence GTGAGTACTCTGCAGAGCCCCCTGTCGCCCGACGATTCGGCGATCGTTCCCCCACGCGCCACCAGCGACGCCGGCCGCGACGCGCTACGGGTTGCCATCATCGGCAATCCGAACACCGGCAAGACGACGCTTTTCAACGCCCTCACTGGGTTGCGTCAGCGCGTTGGCAACTTCGCCGGTGTGACGGTGGAGCGGGTGGAAGGCGGCTTCAAGGGCCCTGACGGCCGCCGGGTGACTGTACTGGACCTTCCGGGCAGCTATTCCCTGTCGGCCGGGTCGCCAGACGAACAGGTGGCGCTGGAGGTCCTGCTGGGCCGCGACGCCGACCGCTGGCGTCCCGATGTCGTGCTTGTGGTCGCCGACGCGTCGCACCTCGAGCGCAATCTCTTCCTGGCCAGCCAGGTCATCGAGCTCGGTGTGCCGGTCGTGATTGCGCTCAATCAGTTCGATGTGGCCGAGTCCGAGGGACTGCGGATCGACGTCCCGGAGCTGATCCATGAGCTCGGTGTGCCGATCGTACCCACCGTGGCCAAGCGCGGCGAAGGGCTCGAGCCGCTCAAGAAGGCACTCATCATCGCCGCCGGGCTGCCCGCTCCCTCTCGACAGTTCTCGATCCCCGAGCCGGCCCAGAATGCCCTCGCCCCGCTCGAGGCCTGTCTGGTGTCCGACGGGCTCTCGGTCACCGCCGCGCGCATGGAAGCGCTGCGACTGCTTGGCATGCAGCGGGTCGGTCCGCATCTCGATCGCGTGCCGGGTCTCGCCGCAGCCATCTCGGCGGCCTCGGACGAACTGCGCAGTGTCGGGTTCGTCCCCACGCGTCTGGAATCGGAAGTCCGCTACGCCTGGATCGCACAGGTCATCGAGCGCACCGTGACGCGGTCCCGTCCGGTCGGCTACAACGTGAGCGACCGTATCGACCGGTTTGCCCTACATCGCATCTGGGGGCCGCTCATCTTCCTCGTGCTCATGATGATCGTCTTCCAGGCGGTCTTCTCGTGGGCCACGCCCCTGATGGATGGCATCGAAGCGATCATCGCCGCCGCCGGCGGAGCGGTCGGCAATGTGCTGCCCGAGGGTGATCTGCGTTCGCTCATCGTGGACGGCGTGTTCGCCGGTGTCGGATCGGTGCTGGTGTTCCTGCCGCAGATCGCGATCCTGTTCACGTTCATCGGCCTGCTCGAGCATTCGGGCTACATGGCCCGCGCCGCCTTCCTGATGGATCGCATCATGCGCCGCGTGGGCCTGCACGGGAAAAGCTTCATCCCGATGCTGTCGGGCTACGCCTGCGCCGTGCCCGGCATCATGGCCACGCGCACCATCGAAGATCCGAAGGATCGTCTGGCCACAATCATGGTCGTGCCCCTCATGAGCTGTTCGGCCCGACTGCCAGTGTACACGCTGCTCATCGGCGCATTCGTACCGGCCACGTCGATTTTCCCTGGGCTCACGCTGCAGGGCGCGACGATGCTGATCATGTATCTGCTCGGCACCGTCGTGGCCCTCGCGGTGGCCGCCCTCTTCAAACGCACGCTGCTCAAGGGCCCCGTGCGTCCGATGATTCTCGAGCTGCCGCCGTACCGTTTTCCGAGTCTCAAGTCACTCGGCGTGTCGGTCGTGCAGCGCTGCCAGCTGTTCGTGCAGCGCGCAGGCACGGTGATTCTGGCGCTCTCGATTGTGCTCTGGGCGTTGGCTACCTATCCCAAGGCCACCGTGGATTCGTCGCTGCCCGCGGAAGCACAGCAGGAGCAGCAACTCGAGCATTCCGTGCTGGGTCGCATCGGTCACGGGATTGAACCGTTGGTGCGTCCGTTGGGGTATGACTGGAAGATCGGCGTCTCGATCGCCGCCAGCTTCGCCGCCCGCGAAGTGTTCGTCTCCACCATGGGCACGATTTACGGCGTGGGCACCGAGAGTGAGCAGGCACTCACCGAGCGGTTGCAGTCGGAGCGCAACGCGGTCACCGGCCAACGCGCCTACACACCGCTGATTGCGGTTGGTCTGATGGTGTTCTACGTGTTCGCGCTCATGTGCATCAGCACGATCGCGGTCACCGTACGCGAAGCCGGCGGCGGGCGCATCGGTTGGCAGTGGGCCGGCCTGCAGTTCGCGTACATGCTGGCGCTGGCGTGGGGCTCCGCGTGGCTCGTCTACGCGGGCGGAACGGCACTTGGCTTCGGAGGCTCGCGATGA
- a CDS encoding FeoB-associated Cys-rich membrane protein produces the protein MMNQLNTQLIVVVLIVASALFFVARRAWRSIAAARKPKSGCGSDCGCG, from the coding sequence ATGATGAACCAACTCAACACGCAACTGATCGTCGTCGTGCTGATCGTCGCGAGCGCGCTGTTCTTCGTCGCGCGACGCGCGTGGCGGTCGATCGCGGCGGCGCGCAAACCGAAGAGCGGGTGCGGCTCCGACTGCGGCTGCGGATAA
- a CDS encoding HAD family hydrolase codes for MKLVLFDIDGTLLWSDGAGRRAMENALLRVFGTTGDTSYRYDGKTDRQIAREQMREAGFTDATISSRLDDLLNEYVHGLQSELTREGVTPARLCDGIPPLLDALRGKSDVTLGLLTGNIERGARAKLKAVQVDFDQFRVNAFGCDHEDRPELPAVAQRRALDLLGLDIAGDRIVIIGDTPADIHCGRSLGVRAIGVATGRYSTEDLAAHNPAAVFANLADTDAVVSAILA; via the coding sequence GTGAAGCTCGTTTTGTTCGATATCGACGGCACTCTGCTTTGGTCCGACGGCGCTGGCCGCCGCGCCATGGAGAACGCCTTGTTGCGCGTGTTCGGCACGACCGGTGATACCAGTTATCGTTACGACGGAAAAACCGACCGGCAGATCGCGCGTGAACAGATGCGCGAAGCTGGCTTCACCGACGCCACGATCTCCAGTCGGCTCGACGACTTGCTCAACGAATACGTGCACGGCCTCCAAAGCGAACTCACGCGGGAAGGGGTAACGCCGGCCCGGTTGTGCGACGGCATACCACCGCTGCTCGACGCACTGCGCGGCAAGAGCGATGTCACGCTGGGATTGCTCACGGGGAATATCGAGCGGGGGGCACGCGCCAAGCTGAAGGCCGTGCAGGTCGACTTCGACCAGTTCCGCGTCAACGCCTTCGGCTGCGATCACGAAGACCGTCCCGAGTTGCCGGCCGTCGCGCAGCGCCGTGCCCTCGACCTGCTCGGCCTCGATATCGCCGGCGATCGCATTGTGATCATCGGTGATACGCCGGCGGATATTCACTGCGGACGTTCGCTCGGCGTGCGGGCAATCGGCGTCGCCACCGGTCGGTACAGCACCGAGGATCTGGCCGCGCACAATCCGGCAGCGGTGTTCGCCAACCTCGCCGACACCGACGCCGTCGTGTCGGCGATCCTCGCTTGA
- a CDS encoding DMT family transporter encodes MTAPQTPAAAPRPGFGTTDLGLVLMSLIWGINYSVVKAGLRSLSPLTFNGLRVSMAAIVLFAIAAFVRDKLPSRRDIITLALLGLIGNGVYQLFFIFGMSRTRAGVAALVVAAGPAWIAIISRMLGREHLPLRGWSGIGLQLLGVACVVGSAQGFEGGRDVMLGAGLIALGSIAWATFSVLLQPYTKTAHPLHLSAITMASGALVLVSIALPDLIKLDWGAVSLVEWGAVTYAGIGALVVAYLLFYRGVRVLGATRTAMYGNLQPIVAIAFAWLMLGERPTVWQILGAALIMAGLLLSRTAHAKPIVARAASVSSSVQTS; translated from the coding sequence ATGACTGCGCCTCAGACTCCAGCTGCTGCACCCCGTCCGGGCTTCGGGACCACCGATCTCGGGCTCGTGCTGATGTCGCTGATCTGGGGGATCAACTACAGCGTGGTGAAGGCGGGCCTCCGCTCGCTGTCGCCGCTCACGTTCAACGGGCTGCGCGTGTCGATGGCGGCGATCGTCCTCTTCGCGATCGCGGCGTTCGTGCGAGACAAGCTGCCGTCGCGTCGGGACATCATCACGCTGGCGCTGCTCGGCCTCATCGGCAACGGAGTCTATCAGCTGTTCTTCATCTTCGGCATGTCGCGCACACGTGCCGGCGTGGCGGCGCTGGTGGTTGCGGCCGGTCCGGCGTGGATCGCGATCATTTCGCGCATGCTGGGACGCGAACATCTGCCGCTTCGTGGATGGAGCGGTATTGGATTGCAGCTGTTGGGCGTGGCGTGTGTGGTAGGGAGCGCGCAGGGTTTCGAGGGCGGACGCGATGTGATGCTGGGCGCCGGGTTGATCGCGCTGGGCAGCATCGCCTGGGCCACGTTCAGCGTGCTGCTGCAACCGTACACGAAGACGGCGCATCCCCTGCATTTGTCGGCGATCACCATGGCCAGCGGTGCACTCGTGCTGGTCTCGATCGCGCTGCCCGATCTCATCAAGCTCGATTGGGGCGCCGTGTCGCTGGTGGAGTGGGGCGCGGTGACCTACGCGGGTATCGGGGCGTTGGTCGTGGCGTATCTGCTCTTCTATCGCGGGGTACGCGTACTCGGTGCCACGCGTACCGCGATGTACGGCAACTTGCAGCCGATCGTTGCGATCGCCTTCGCTTGGCTCATGCTCGGTGAGCGACCCACTGTGTGGCAGATACTTGGGGCAGCGCTCATCATGGCAGGGCTGTTGTTGTCGCGCACCGCGCACGCCAAACCCATTGTGGCACGCGCCGCTTCCGTTTCCTCCTCAGTCCAGACCTCGTGA
- a CDS encoding DUF6941 family protein: protein MHVSFALFADAANISQEGKLNILGVFDAVHVGQLPALHPRATFVVRIKALPSDAGDHAMTLRWVNPRGAELWVSNAELSIAPPPPGTTELDMPVIVQLDLPLDLTGDYRMIVELRDEKRGEALLHVKGQPVVPGATAGMVS, encoded by the coding sequence ATGCATGTCTCCTTTGCGCTCTTTGCCGACGCGGCGAATATCTCCCAGGAAGGAAAGCTGAACATCCTGGGCGTGTTCGATGCCGTCCATGTGGGTCAGCTCCCGGCCCTGCACCCCCGCGCCACCTTCGTGGTCCGCATCAAGGCCCTCCCCAGCGATGCCGGCGATCACGCCATGACGCTGCGCTGGGTCAACCCGCGCGGCGCTGAGCTGTGGGTGTCGAACGCCGAACTCTCCATCGCGCCGCCACCGCCAGGTACCACCGAGCTCGACATGCCCGTGATCGTGCAGCTCGATCTGCCGCTCGACCTCACCGGCGACTACCGCATGATCGTGGAACTGCGCGACGAAAAGCGCGGCGAAGCGCTACTGCACGTGAAAGGACAACCGGTGGTTCCGGGAGCGACGGCAGGAATGGTGTCTTGA